In Lolium rigidum isolate FL_2022 chromosome 3, APGP_CSIRO_Lrig_0.1, whole genome shotgun sequence, the genomic window AGTTCTAGCATCATCCTCTAATCCATCTTGGTTCGACTCATCATACTAGCGCAAGTGATTGCGCCGACGGGCGAGGCAAGGCAGCGAGCGATGGAGCCTGAGGGCGACGCGCGGCATCAGGGGCGGCAGGTGGAGGGCTCCGACGCCCAACCGGCGCCCGCGGTGTCGCTCCGGCCGCTGGGCCTGGAGGACGTCGACGCGTTCAtgtcgtgggcggcggacgacCGCGTGATGCGCCACCTGAAGCGTCCCCTGTGCGCGACcagggaggaggcggtggcgcagATCAGGGACACCGTGCTGGGCCACCCGTGGTTCCGCGCCATCTGCGTcgagggaggaggccccgtggggcAGGTCAACGTGTGGCCCTACGCCGACGAGGGCGGCCACCGGGCCAACCTCGGCTACGCGCTGGCGCACGACCACTGGGGCCGcggcatcgccaccgccaccatcaagATGGTAAGCTGTAAGCAGTTTATCACCagcgctgcggcggcggcgagacTGAGCTGCGTTCTTGACGATCGACGGGTGCGCGCGTGCAGGTGGTGGGGAGGGTGTTCGAGGAGCTGCCGGGGCTGGAGAGGCTGGAGGCGGTGACGGACGTCGGGAACGCGCGGTCGCAGAGGGCGCTGGAGAAGGCCGGGTTCCAGAGGGAAGGGGTGCTGCGCAGCTACATCGTCCGCCGCGGCCCCGGCGGCGTCGACGCCAGGGACGCCGCGGTGTACAGCTTCCTGTCGTCCGACCGTCCACGGCTCGGGTGATCGCGGCGGCACTTCGGTCTTCGTGTAAATCTCTACTAGTTAAAATCTGAAACCGTGATTACTTCCCAAACTTGTTCTAGCCGGAGGGATCTTTCCAAACTTAATTACTTCACCTCAAAATTCGACGTATTGTACACGTCCAAGAATCATCCACGAGTAAAATAATGTATGCAACGGATGATGACCTTGTCAAAAACTGACTACAAATTTTGTTCAGCAATGAGTATGACTAATGTTTGGTTCCCAGGGTCCATTAATCCTAGGATCACCCACTTTTtacggcatctccagcggcgtgatGCATTTTATTGTCCGTTTGTTTCGCGCCACGGACGCTGAAATGATTTTTTTGAtcaagcgtccgtttgcgtctgggggtggctccagcgggacgacgcatttttttacttgcttttttttttctcttttccatttggacattacacaaactaatacatagtttggaacatggtttacacaaactaatactccGTACATGGTTTGAATCatgattgacacaaataaaaacatttaaaaaaaagaaatcagttgtgttgatttccgtttgtttgctgccaagaaagaacattcgagggcacacttaGTCACTCAAACTGGATAATCCAGCTTgggacggtgcccttgttggttctaccgaggaagaacaaccagaaacctacactactggcttcgtctggcccttagccatattcgctgcaaagaaagaacactctaagttctaactatcggtgtccgagccggattcgccggtgtggtagtgcctgcggcaggccgtgtcgtcgaacaccttgacgatcatctcgccgtccccctcgtagaggaaggtgagctggcagccgggctcgagcgcgaggtcgcgggcgaacttgtctcaCCCCGTGtgtaggtacatcttgcccttcccgtcgaacaagacctacaCGGTCCACcgacagaagttgcagctggactCCCGtagtgcaagtgcgccggctcgacgccatcgacgaactcagcGTACTTGTCTAGGagtcgcttgatgccgagtgggtcgtcgtcgatgtggaggaggaactcgaagcggcggtcctcctgcgaaaacaaggagggcgcaggcgacggcgagcgtggggccgtagcagcTCCACCACGGCGCcccctgccccggccccgggggcgcccagggccgcggcctcgaccgcctcgccggccaccaggacccgccatggacttcctcacGGGCCTCActgcgtcgcaggaagagctaggcggcgctacggtgaatcttgtggcggctagggtttcttttggaggagtggatgaggaagaagaacgcgcaccctctttatataggccggaggcaggcgatGACCACGGGacacgtggcgtcgccattaacgtggttggcggaggtaggctgcggccgctcggcagtcGAGGCATCatcttaacgtggcgcagactgccgaagcgacgcaacgGTGCCAGTCGCTggtgcgtttgagaagacgcatcgatgcagggtcactgccaggcgggcccgacgaaacgtccgccagacgcgagtggacactttgcgcgtccgcgcagcgttcgtagagacgcatccgaggcgcatatttgggccaggtttgcgtcgccgcggatccCGGTCACTTTACGtcaccccgctggaggtggtactaGACGGATTTCTTGACCTGGTGCACGAAAACGGTTGCTCAGCGTTTGTTTAcgtcgcgccgctagagatgcccttgtCCTCAAATCGGCGCTACGAGcgcccctcccctcctcctcccttgCCGACCCCACAGGGCACGGCCGGGCAAAGAATCGCCGGCTTCGGCCCCGGCAGGGATCTCCCCGTCCTCTCGCCCATGGATACGGTGTGGGCTAACGCTCTTGCACTAGTAGCAAACAACCTATATGCGTTAAAAATAGTAGCGGCACACTAAAGCGATTGTTTTAGAACATGAATATTCCTGAAACTAATTAAACTTACTCAGAGTTAAGTTACATAGTTATGCGACCACTAAGTTATAGAACTTTCGGGAAAGCAGAGTTTCCTACTTGCCATATGAAAAAAGGCAGGCACATACATATATGCATCCTTTGTACATGTACAACTTTTGTTCGGAATTTTTTGAAAACTGTAAATACGGATTTTGGGGCCGGCTATTTATCAGGTACTTATGAACCTAGGTGGCACTACGTAATTCTAAACGGCGCACCTAAAAAGTTCCATGCATACGTCGCCGGTATTTCACTACCATTGGCCTGCCCGAATATATCATGGACGATGACCTTGTCAAGATCAGCAATAAGTACGAATAATGTGATTTCCGAGTACTAAACTTCAGAACTATTTCACTCATTTAAATAATATAGCTACTAGGATAGAGACTACTatatatgatgatgacactccactctttcaacaaaaaaaaaataccatTTTAAGGCCTTCTTTGATTCATAAGAATTATGCAGGATTTAGATTCCATGAAAAAATTTCCTACATAGGTTGTCTGATTCATATGAACATATCCTATAGAAAGTAATCATATAAGAATCTTGTAATGTAAATCTTATAGAAAAAGAAATTTAGATCATAACTCGTAAAAAATTCCTTtactacaatcaaacacacttcatgtAACTATGGAATTCAAGTAGATATGACATCTTAATCCTATGCTTTTGTTTTCctatcctataaatcaaaggaCCGCAAACAGTGTGGGTCTAAGAATACATACAAACTGCTGTATCAGCAAAACATTAGTTGTCCACATCTCCCTCCAGAAAATAGCTGTCCAGAGTGCATAATTCAGGTTACATAAACTGTGTAGAAACATTACAGAAAATCGAACTTCAGTACAACATTTTATTTTCTATGAATCAAATGAgccctactccctccgtccacaaataagtgtacatgtaGGTTTTTGGATAAATCAAACTTGTTTAATTTTGACCAACTTACTATCAAAAATTATACGCATATGTGACATTAGATTACTATATTATGAAACTACATTTCAAGGTGGATCTAGTGATACTAATCTAGTGTCATAAATGCTGCTATTTTTTCCTAAAAAGGTGGTCAAATGTAATAAAGTTTGACTTATCAAAaaacctagatgtacacttatttgtggacggagggagtaagatGCAGCAGCTGTCCAGAGTGCATAATTCAGGTTACATAAACTGTGTAGAAACATTACTGAAAATCGAACTTCAGTACAACACTTTATTTCCTCGGAAAGCAAAATAAGCCTTCTTCCAAAATACAGACAAACTAGCGTATCAGCAATCAGATGTAGTAACAAAACGcaaatggagaagaggaaaccTATCAGGGGTCCAAAAGCTCAAATCCCCCAAACCATGATTTCGGTCCCAAAGTACAGGTGCTTAAATTTATGCGCAGCCGTACAAACCCCAATAATGCAGCAACAGCAaccaaaagcaaaagaaaagatatCCAACAGTACAAAACAGAACTCGCTAATGAATGATGGCATGACAATCATAATCATGTTGGTCCAGCACTCACCGATTACACAAACAGTGTGATGATTAGGAGCTGTTGAGCTCTCATTATGCTTGTGGGGGATGCTGCATTTTAGTACAACTGATGGGCCATGGCAAAGCTGCTAGCTACAGCCAGACTAACACACTCCAGTACTCCACCGAAACCTATGAACCCTTTTCAAGATGGCTGACTAACCCTGGCTCTTCTTTTCTGCCCTGAATCACTGAAAGAGGTGCAAGTTTTTTTCGGTTCCATCTTCTCTTTTGATAAATAAGCAAGTAAAGAGTTTGATAGTGATAAAAGACCCAATATATTGATTGACAGATTATTTGTTTTTAATGAGTGGAACTGTTCAAAAACAGCCATATGAACTAATTTGATTCCCTAATAGTTTATTGAACAAATCTGAGAGTACATCCTGGTACAAAAGGTTTTCATATCACATCTAGCCAAAAGTAAATTGCACCACAGGGCAGAATTGAACATGAGCATCAAATTTCAACTAACTGGAATGTCACATGAACATGTTAAAAGAGCCATATGAACTAATTTGATTCCCTAATAGTTTATTGAACAAAATCTCAGAGTACATCCTGGTACAAAAGGTTTCATATCACATCTAGCCAAAAGTAAATTGCACCACAGGGCAGAATTGAACATGAGCATCGAATTTCAACTAACTGGAATGTCACATGAACAAGTAGCCCCAGGACATCAATCTCCAACTCCAACAGTGCAACCTCTTGCAGAAGTGGGCAAAGGTCTTTAATCCGCAAAAGACTAAATCATTCCGTCCTCCATGACCAAAAACATCATCTGTCCTTGCAAAGttgataaaaaataaaaaataaaaatctcaTCTCAGGTTATTCAGGATCAAGCCTTCTCCTCCACTGAATTTCTCTTACGAAATACCCTCCCTCGTTTAGCTAGCGCAAGTTGTCCACTGCTTCGTCGAAAAGCATTTCCCGGTACCGGCACTCGCTGCTGCAGAATGCTTTCTCACCcctgaagaaagataagaatcaaTTATATCACAAAAGAATGCCAATGGCCCAAGTGCTGAATTATTATTAGCACAGAGCTTTGGGTGGCAATCTGTTCATGTTACGTCTTTGTGCAAAGTGCAAGCACAGGTAAAACTACTCTGATCAAGAAGATAGCATTTGAATTCGTGAAGCTAAAAATATTTTAGCGCATCTCCAAGCTTCAGTTTATCGGTTCAATCCATGGACCATGCAGCAAGCAAGAGAACCAAGAACAAGACATGGCACAGACCCCTTTCACTGTCCTATCGAAGCAAACTCAGTATAATCTTTTGGCACAAACTAGCAACTACGATTtgttcttttgtttttgtttttgtttttgtttttctgatGATGGTAGCTGGTCCGGGTCAGGGTCAGGAGTAGGAGCACAAGAGGCTTGGGACATGGACCTAGTTTAGCACTTAGCAACAACCAAATAATTTAGTCCATAGGAAATTGTTAACAACTCTCCCGCATTAGGATAATGAGCTCCTTTGGCATAGTTTTCTATGTGACAGCAATGTGGAATCAAAACAACTCCCTATGACAGAACTACTCCAAGTAAACGAGGCCTACTAAAATCTTTTAAAGTATGATGAATCAAGAATCGAACTCATCGACGAACAATGGCATATACACTGACACAATCTTGATGAAGTATAATATAACATAGTATCTTGATATATATATCAACAATCTGCAAATTGGTGATTGGATAAAACTTGCAATCATTGAAGCCATCTCCATGTCTGATAGCAGTAAATAAAAACTATTCTGCATctgtcacatactatttcttagtATCAGCTAAGCAGCAGTTAAGAAATTATATCCGGCTCCATGATGTCAATACAGAACTTTATGTTAACGTTGCTAGTGTTTCAATATCTGAAGTGCAAGTGTTGTTGTCCAAGGTTGACATATAGAAGATCATGTTGCGAAATTCAGATCAACTTACATTTAGCATGAACAGACTATTCGTGTATACGTAAGCAAAAAAGCAGCAGAAACAGCCGCATCAATCAccaaaatattttttttcgataaagatgaATCACCAAAAAATATATATGGACTTCTGATCAGTTGTATGCAACGTCTAAAACTAGCGTTTATTTCGTATTAAAATTTTAGCATTTATACTTTCTGAACCGGCAAGCAAATTGAAGATCTGCATACAGTAAAGCATCTTTACAGTGTGAAAGGAAAAAAACTCACCTGTAGATGAATATGTCACTGGCATGACCAATTGGCTTGTGGCATGCCTGACAGTAGCTCAAGAAGCCGCTCGCCGGCACGGCTTCACCGTCGACAGCGCCGCCTGCTCCTTTGTCCATCTTGTCCACGAGCACATCCCCGCAGCTCTCGACTATGCAGTCATCAAAGATGTGCCTGGTCCTCGGGTTGGGGCCGCGAGAGATGACGCATGTGTAGTCCTCCGACATGGCCATTTCCCCGGGGGCGACGCCGGCGGCGAACACCCGCGCGGTAGGCGAGCTGACCACCTCCGGCAAGAACCTCCTCGCCGGCGACAGGACGGCCAGCTGCGCGTCCCTGTTCTTGACGCCGAACTCTATCGGGGAGGACACCAGCTCCACCGCCCTGCCGGAAGGGACCTGGATTCTGAGCTGCGAGCCGAACACCACCTTGCCGCCACCGACGGTGTTGGCGTTAGTGTGCTCCCGGAGCACGTCGGCGAGGCCGGCGCTGGCAGGCTCCGGAGCAGCTATCTCCATATGAGCCCTCCTGAGGCTTCTCTCCGACAGGAACGGGGGCAGGGCAGAGCAGCAGAACTGCTTGGTCTCAAGAATGGAGGTGGGGCTCATGGATGAGGACGGCCCCTCGGCACCGTCCAAGAACCCGGCCTGCGGAAGCGCCATGAACGGCCTCGGGGAAGGGAACCCAGGAGCTGTCGCAGAAGAAGAAGACTGATTCATCTGCCTCGGAGATTGAGCAGTGGCAGTGGCGAGGGGTTGCTCAGGCTGAGGCATGAGACCTCCTCCTTGCTTGGCACCAACTGCTCTTCTCGATCTGTTGCGCAGCATCGCCTCGCCTAGGAATACCTGTGCAGGCAGCAGAGGCCATTACTAATGATGAAAAAGATGGCAACCTCTGCGTAAGCTTTTGTTGTGTAGCTTTAAAGAATAATCAGAGACGGCGCAGAGGCCAAAAGCTCACCCGGACAGCAACGTTCTTGGATGGATCAAACAGAACTATGATGCCTGCTGCTTCCAACACATTCACCTCAATGCAGATTTAGTTTGGAATCAAAATTTCGTTCTTTGATTAATCTTTCTCTCACTCAGTAAACCGAACCGTGACAGGTTCCGGGCGGAAAGGAATGGAATGGGGAAGGAGACAACGAGAATGAAGAGAAAAACAGCAAGAAATTCAGACCAAAAACTCGACAGAAAAGGACTCGGAATTCCACTGGAAACCGCCAACACGAGAGCACCGCCCCCCGGATCGAAAAATTAACCCAACTTGGCAACAGAAAACCGCCAGAAAGGCGTCGCGTTCAGCCTTGATTTGCGGTTCCGGGGTAGTAGTGGGTTTGTGTATTTATACAAGTGGGAAGCGTGGAGTTTTCTGATCCATTACCCAGGGGAAATGGGAAGAACTGTTCTTCCTCTGCTGTTTTCTCTCTTGCTGCTTCCACTCCTCTCCCATGGGGGAAGGGGGaagggaagagaagaggaggcccttattaaaaaaaaaaaaaactcgtgtACACTGGCGGAGAGAGACCTGTGCCATGGCTCAGAGAACAATAATTGATCATCAtttttgttaattttatcttgaacaAGTGATAACTGTAAATGATGCGATCTTTGGTGACGGAAGTGCAGTGTCTTAACTACCGCTGAGTTAATTGCAGTCGCACCTTTTTTTCAGAATCTTAATTGTAGTCGTACTAGCGATCATGACcgtattatcttttttttttaataaaaggcactcaagcccaactttgaattaacaaagccaccaacggcGAAAACGATACAAAATGCTGAACTCAGCTTACataacgacaccacacacccacacgaactaccgaagaagctacaaccGGAAGCGTGATCAACgagctcagccaaagcgcctacgagaCTCGGAGAAGAGCTGGAatctacagtgtcgggccggagctcactcgagagcgagccattttcacgcgcgcctcaataGAACTCCTACGTCGCAGaaacgccaccggaagccgaccaccaccgggggccAACCCTCGAAGCCCACAGACCGAACAACAGCGCCAGGGtagctcgacaagggaaggggcacggagcaagccttgccgaagatcgccgaagaatcacctccgtcacaaccaTCGGAGAGCCTCGAGTTGTGGactccaagacggtgtcttcaagaagagcacgacaccggagtgccgccaccgcccgatccggggatcttgggttttcacccggagcacgcAAGGGCGAGGAGAAGccgaacgacgccttcaagaaggaagcgacgtcCATGGACGCCGCCGTCGTGGCCCTAGAAGGTCCAGGGGCAAGAGTTTCCTCTCGGCATGATCTCTCCACCTCCCAAACATGGCAAGGGACGCCACCGAGGTGGCCGCCACCACGCCCCCACAAACCGCAGCTCGCTAAGCACCATGACAGCCCCCGTCCATGGCCCCGCCCAGCACTGTAACCTCGGGCTCGCCCGCCAACCCACAAGGttcccaccttccagggccgccgcccggcATCCATGATCTTGCCACCGCGCAGAGAAAGGCACCACCTTGACAGGACCTGAGACACCCCCGCAGATGGCCGAGGCTAGAAGACTGCAGGGAACGGCACTCCGACAGACACAGCCCTCCGTGCTGCCGGCCCAGCGTGCCAGCAGATCCCCCCTGGGATGGCATGGCAACCTCCGGGCAGGTGCAGGGCATGGCAGCCAGATCCAGATCGGGCCCCCTGGCCCAGATCCGGCCGGCGCGGCTGCCCATCCGCACCCTCGCGCCCCACCCCCGACAGACATGCCGCGCCAAGGCGACCGCGTCGTCTTCTCCAGTCTCCGTCGCCGGGAGGGCCGACCGCTGCCGGGTCAGACCACGTCGGGGGAGGCACACGAGCCGCCGGCCTCCGCTCCCCATGGAGACGGCATCCGCATCACACCCCCAGGCCGCCTCGAGACGCGCGAGCCTCGCCGTCCGCAGGCCGCCGGCCAGCCTGCCCCGGATGCGCCGAGATCCGCGCGGAAACATCacctccggccacgccgcccgCGCCTATGACCCGAAGCGAGGAGAGGAAGGCCcgccgccaccagcaccggccgggctttgcccggcggctccagccggcggcggcggcggtgggagcaGGAGGGGAG contains:
- the LOC124696966 gene encoding uncharacterized N-acetyltransferase YoaA-like; translated protein: MEPEGDARHQGRQVEGSDAQPAPAVSLRPLGLEDVDAFMSWAADDRVMRHLKRPLCATREEAVAQIRDTVLGHPWFRAICVEGGGPVGQVNVWPYADEGGHRANLGYALAHDHWGRGIATATIKMVVGRVFEELPGLERLEAVTDVGNARSQRALEKAGFQREGVLRSYIVRRGPGGVDARDAAVYSFLSSDRPRLG
- the LOC124699970 gene encoding FCS-Like Zinc finger 8-like, with protein sequence MLRNRSRRAVGAKQGGGLMPQPEQPLATATAQSPRQMNQSSSSATAPGFPSPRPFMALPQAGFLDGAEGPSSSMSPTSILETKQFCCSALPPFLSERSLRRAHMEIAAPEPASAGLADVLREHTNANTVGGGKVVFGSQLRIQVPSGRAVELVSSPIEFGVKNRDAQLAVLSPARRFLPEVVSSPTARVFAAGVAPGEMAMSEDYTCVISRGPNPRTRHIFDDCIVESCGDVLVDKMDKGAGGAVDGEAVPASGFLSYCQACHKPIGHASDIFIYRGEKAFCSSECRYREMLFDEAVDNLR